The region TTCCGTCGAATGTTAGATAGGTGTTTGTTGTTGCCATAAATTACATTTATAAGTTGTTAAATATGAGGCAATTTAGATAAAATATGGGTTCGTTTTTATAGGGAGATTGCGAAAAATTATAACAATTTTGATTTTTCTAGCATTGATAGGGAATTGGATAGTGTGGGGAGCATAGGATATTCACTTTTAGTGAATATCCTATGCTAAGAGGAGGACTATGCTATAAAAATTACGACAATATTACTTATTAAAAACTGCTTTTTATCATGTATTATGATATTTGTATGTGCAATCTTTGTAGTAGAACAATAAAACACTATAGCACTATGAAACAAAGAGTACCTGTATCTCAAATTATGTCTAAAGCACTTATAGCTGTGCCAACTAATAAAAAGTTAAGTGAAGTAAACCAATTATTAGTAGAATATAATATTAGACATATTCCTGTTATCGAAGCAGAGAATGTAGTGGGAATTATCAGTAGCAATGATATCTTAAAAATAGGATATGGTGCCAATGATTTAGACCAGAATGCATTAGATGCTATTTATGATGCTTATAAATTAGAAGATGTGATGACAAAGAATCCGATTGTAGTAATGGATGATACTAGTATTAAAGATGTAGCAGAGATCTTTTCAAAACAACAGTTTCACTCACTTCCAGTGGTAGATAAAGACAATGTATTACAAGGAATAGTTACAACTACAGATATGATCAATTATTTAATTGCACAATATTAAAATAATAAAAAATCCCCACGAAGAAGTAACCTATAAGGAAATAATGATTTATAACTGATAGCGCTGTTTATACCGTCATTATACCAATTTACTGGTTTGTACTATTGAAGAGTGCCTGTCTAGTTTTCTAGATAGGTACTTTTTTTATGATGAGGGGTTGTGAGATTAGTTTTTCTTTTGATTATAGTACAGTGGTAAGACTAAGAATGATAATGCTCCGAGTATGACTACTATACCTGTCTGTGTAGTCCATAATATCCATCCAAATGCTGTTCCCGAGACAAAAGATATACCATAAAGAGATAGTAACTCTGCGATAACTAGAGGAAATGCTCCGAAGCCTCCATTGGTAAAAGATACAGCAAAACTACCCGCTACAAATGCGGACATGACGATAGGAATGCTTAGTGTGCTAGTAGCTTCTAAGGCGTGTGTACCAAAGTAAAACGTGGCGATATACCCAAACCAAATTAGAAAAGTATGGAATAGGAATGCTGCTTTATGAGGCATCTTAAAGATGCTACTGATACCTTCCGTTAACCCTTTAATTTTCTGTTTGATAAAAGTTACAACTTTCCATTTGCTATAATAAAATATTGCTATGGTACCTAATAGACCTAAAAGAGCTATAGTGCCTAGAATGGCTAGTTTTTCAACAGGAACTTTTAATAATAGGAAGTCTTTAAGAACGCTATACTGTAGTAATAAAGCAGCTAATACACATAGTAGTAAACAGATAAGATCTATTACGCGCTCTGATACGATAGAACCAAAGCCCTTGTCAAAAGGTACTTTTTCATACTTCTGTAGAATGATAGCACGTGAGACTTCACCTGATCGTGGGACAGTAAGATTTAAAAGATAGCCGATAGAAATAGCCATAAAATTAGTGGAGGTAGAGACGTGGTGTCCCATGTAGCTAAGTGCGTACTTCCACCTATAGGCACGTGCCCAAAGGCTTAATAATGAAAAGAAAGAGGAGATGAGAATATAGTTGTAATTAGCACCACTAAATTGAGATTTCATCTCCTCTATTTGTTGGTCAGTAAACTGATTATAAGCATAATATACCAAAAAAACTCCCAACAAGAGTGGGAGTAATATATTAGTCAATTTACTGATATTCTTCTTCAAAAAGAGGCTAAGTTAAAGTGTTGGTCTCTTCATTTGGGAATACGATAGAAGGCTTAAATGTCTTCGCTTCTTCGAAGTCCATAATGCCATAAGTAATAATGATGATGATATCACCTTTGTGTACCTTACGTGCTGCTGGACCGTTAAGACAGATTTCTCCACTATTCTTTGGGCCAGGAATAGCGTAAGTTTCAAAACGTTCTCCATTGTTAATGTTAACAATCGAAACTTTCTCGCCTTCTATGATGTTAGAAGCTTCCATTAAAACTTCGTCAATCGTAATACTTCCGATGTAGTGTAGATCTGCTCCAGTTACAGTTACACGGTGAATTTTTGATTTTACTACTTCAACTTGCATTTCGCGTGAGTTTTAGTTAAAAGATATATTGTCAATTAATCGAACGCCTTCAATATGAGCCACTAAGAATCCTCTATATTTGTGATTAGGATCTTTTGCAGTAGCTGTTTTTAGAGTTGCCTCTTCTGCAATAGTGAAGTATTCGAGTTCAAAGTTAGGATTATTTTTAAATTCACTCTCTACAAAATCGTTAACTTTAGAAATACTTTCACTTTTAAATACTTCCTTGGCTTTTAGTAACACTTGATATAAGAAAGTGGATTTTTTTAATCCATCAATAGAAACTCTCTCATTACGCGAGCTCATGGCTAAGCCATCAAGACCTCTAAAAATGGGAACACCGATTACTTGTACTGCAATATGGAGTTTATCAACCATCTTTTTAATAATTTGTAATTGTTGAAAGTCTTTCTCTCCAAAGTAAGCTTTGGTTGGTGATACCAACTCAAATAATTTACTTACAATGGTTCCAACTCCATCAAAATGGCCTGGGCGTGAAGCACCTTCCATTTCGTTTTCTAGTCCATCAAAATCAAATGATTGGGCTACAGTATTTCCACCATAAATTTCGTCAACTGATGGTGCAAATATTACAATTTGTTCAGAAAGAGACTTAATAATCTCCTTATCTCTTTCTAAAGTACGAGGGTATTTTATTAAATCATCAGCATTATTAAATTGCGTCGGATTAACGAAAATACTTACTACGGTACATTCATTTTCATTTAAAGATTGTTCCATTAATGAAAGGTGCCCATTGTGAATAGCCCCCATTGTTGGTACAAGACCAATTGCCTTATTAGCATGTCTAAACGGTTTTAGATACGCTTGTAATTCGGCTTTAGTACTAAAAAGAAACATTAGCTTCGTGTTTAAAATAATGGCAAAATTAGTTATTTAGAAAATAACTGCATAAATTTTTGTAAATTTGCAATGTTTATTTATTTCAAACACAGAAATTATAATTGAAGATGAAAGAAAAGAGGATATTATACGTATCATCTGAAGTGGTACCTTATTTAGCTGAAAACGAAGTTTCATTAATGTCTTATGATGCTCCAAAAATGATTAACGATCAAGGCGGACAGATAAGAATTTTTATGCCTAGATATGGTAGTATAAATGAGAGAAGACATCAATTACACGAAGTTATTAGACTGTCTGGTATGAATCTAGTCGTTAATGACATGGATATGCCATTGATTATTAAAGTAGCTTCTATACCGAAAGAGCGAATTCAGGTTTACTTTATAGATAATGACGAATATTTTAAAAGAAAATCAACATTCTCAGATGAAGATGGGACATTATATCCCGATAACGATGAGAGAGCTATTTTCTTTACAAAAGGTGTAATAGAAACAGTTAAGAAACTTAACTGGGTACCCGATGTGATACATGTACAAGGTTGGATGGCGTCATTGTTACCAACTTATTTAAAGCATTATTATAAAGATGAAGCTATTTTTTCAGATACTAAAGTAGTTACTTCTATATTTAGTGAAGGATTCGAAGGAGTATTAGATGCAACAATGAAGGAGAAAATTGCATTCGATGGTTTCTCGGAGGATATTGTTAATGATTTTACTAATCCTACGTATGAAAACATCATGAAGAATGCTATTAAAAATTCAGATGGTGTAATAGTGGCTTCAGAAGAAGTGAGTTCAACTTTAACAAAATTTATAGAGTCTTCTGAAAAACCTTTTTTACCTTTCGTAGCTAAAGATGAGTTTGCACAAGCCTATACTGAATTTTATCAGAAGTTTTTTTAAGAACTGCATCAATATAAAATTGTAATAACCCAAATATATTGGATTGACTAGATGAACCAAAAAAAAATTGTAAAAGGAATATCTCTTGTTTTAGGCTTATTTGCCTTACAAGCTTGTGAAAGTGATTATACATCAACAGGTAATGACTTAGTAGGAGGTGGAGACTTCGATATTGTATCGTATAGAGTTAATGATTTTAAAGCATATAATCAAACTTATGGTCCGGTAGATGGTAGTAGATTAATAGAAGTTCCTTTTGGATATTTAGATAATGGAGTATTTGGAGCTACAAGTAGTGATCTAGTGTTGCAGCTAAATGAGTCAAGTACTGTTGTGTCTGGAGTGGGTGATAATGTAAAAGTGGATTCAGTATATGTTTATATACCATATTTTTCTCAGTTTGATAAAGTAGAAGAAAAAGTAAATAAATATAAACTGAAAAATGTATATGGAGAGGGGTCTATTGACTTAAAAGTTTATCAAAACAAGTATCACTTAATGGATGTTGATTTGTCTGATGGATCAATATCTAAGTTTTATACTGATATGGGAAGTTCATTTGATAGCAATAAAGTAGGTGAAGTTCTGAATAAGAAAACAAATTTTTCTTTTGACAATAGTGAAATCGTTATTTATAAAAAAGATAAGGATGGTAACCCAATTAAAGATGAAAAAACAGGTGATCATCTGATAAAAGAGAGATTGAACCCTGGTATGTGGTTGGATTTAAATGAAAGTTATTTTGAAAAATTCATAACGGAGAACAAATCTAAGCTATCTGATGTCAATGGCTTTAATGAATTGTTTAAAGGGTTTTATCTTAAAACTAATCAAGCAACTAATGGAAGTAAAGGTGTAGTAGGGTTATTAAATCTTACGGGAGCTAAGATGGTAGTTATTCTTCACGATGATAAAAAAACGACTGATGCGGATGGAAAAGAGACAATTACACGTGAACGAAAAGAGCTTTCAATTAGTATAGGAACGAATGTTATAGGATCTAAGAAGTTTAGTGTTAATGTGTTTAATACGTTAAACGACGGAGGATATCAATCAGGTGTAAGTAATGCTAATAAAGAACAAGGAGATCAAAGTATTTATCTTAGAGGAGGACAAGGTAGTATGGCCGTTTTGGAAGTTTTTAGAGCAGATGATTTTAAGGAATTAAAAGCTATAAAAGAGGATGGTGGACTATTAAACGATGCGTATTTAACTGTTTTTGTGGATAAAGAACGCATGTCAGGATTACCTATCCCAGAACGCCTATTCTTGTATGATTTTGATAATAGTATGGTTCTGACAGATTTTGGAAACGATGCTGTAAGTACAGCACAATATCTAAAATATGGTTATGGAGGTATCTTTGTGAAGGAAGATAAAGAGAATAACAAAGAAGGATATTATTATAGATTTAGAGTTACGGATCACATTAGAGGACTTTTAAAAAGTAAAAATAATGTTAGTCCTAAGCTAGGTTTAATAGTAGCAAATAATTATGCTGTAGCAGGATATACAAATCAAAAAACACGAAATGTAATAAATAACACCCCAACTAATATAAATGTTATCCCATCACTTTCTGTAAGTTGTCCAGTAGGAGTTGTACTTCATGGAGCAAATGCAGTTGATGAGAGCAAAAGAATGAAGTTAGAAATTTATTATACTAAAGCTAAAAATAAAAAGTAACAGCTATGTGTGGAATTGTTGGATATATAGGGCATCGCGATGCGTTTCCGGTTATTATTAAAGGTTTAACAAGATTAGAATACAGAGGATATGACTCTGCAGGTCTAGCAATATTTGATGGAGAGACGATAAATCTTTGTAAAACGAAAGGAAAAGTAGTTGATCTAGAAGAAAAAAGTACTGATAAAGTAAAAAAAGGAACAGTAGGTATAGGGCACACAAGATGGGCTACTCACGGTGTTCCAAATGATGTGAATTCGCACCCTCACTTCTCTAACTCTGGAGAGCTGGTTCTTATTCATAATGGAATTATAGAGAATTATGATACTCTTAAACAAGAATTGATTAAGAGAGGATATACATTTAAGTCAGAAACAGATACAGAGGTTTTAATTAACTTAATTGAGGATGTTCAAAAGACTCAAGGTGTAAAATTAGGAAAAGCTGTACAGATAGCATTAAATCAAGTGATAGGTGCTTATGCTATCGCAGTAATGGATATCAAGAAGCCAGATGAAATTATCGCAGCTAGATTGGGAAGTCCATTAGCTATCGGTATTGGTGAGAATGAGTATTTTATTACATCTGATGCTTCTCCTTTCATAGAGTATACTAATAATGCTATTTACTTAGAAGATGAAGAGATGGCTATTATTAGATTACACAAACCATTGCGTATTCGCAAGATTAAAGATGACTCTTTAGTTACGCATTACGTTCAAGAGTTGCAGTTAAACTTAGAGCAAATAGAGAAGAATGGTTATGACCACTTTATGCTTAAAGAGATTTATGAGCAACCAGAAGTTATTAAGGATACATTTAGAGGTCGTTTGTTAGCTGATCAAGGGCTAATCAAAATGGCTGGGATAGAGGATAATATTGATAAGTTCTTAAATGCTAAGCGTATTATTATCGCTGCTTGTGGTACTTCATGGCATGCTGCTTTAGTAGCAG is a window of Myroides oncorhynchi DNA encoding:
- a CDS encoding HPP family protein; this translates as MKQRVPVSQIMSKALIAVPTNKKLSEVNQLLVEYNIRHIPVIEAENVVGIISSNDILKIGYGANDLDQNALDAIYDAYKLEDVMTKNPIVVMDDTSIKDVAEIFSKQQFHSLPVVDKDNVLQGIVTTTDMINYLIAQY
- a CDS encoding lysylphosphatidylglycerol synthase transmembrane domain-containing protein gives rise to the protein MKKNISKLTNILLPLLLGVFLVYYAYNQFTDQQIEEMKSQFSGANYNYILISSFFSLLSLWARAYRWKYALSYMGHHVSTSTNFMAISIGYLLNLTVPRSGEVSRAIILQKYEKVPFDKGFGSIVSERVIDLICLLLCVLAALLLQYSVLKDFLLLKVPVEKLAILGTIALLGLLGTIAIFYYSKWKVVTFIKQKIKGLTEGISSIFKMPHKAAFLFHTFLIWFGYIATFYFGTHALEATSTLSIPIVMSAFVAGSFAVSFTNGGFGAFPLVIAELLSLYGISFVSGTAFGWILWTTQTGIVVILGALSFLVLPLYYNQKKN
- the panD gene encoding aspartate 1-decarboxylase; this translates as MQVEVVKSKIHRVTVTGADLHYIGSITIDEVLMEASNIIEGEKVSIVNINNGERFETYAIPGPKNSGEICLNGPAARKVHKGDIIIIITYGIMDFEEAKTFKPSIVFPNEETNTLT
- the panC gene encoding pantoate--beta-alanine ligase, which gives rise to MFLFSTKAELQAYLKPFRHANKAIGLVPTMGAIHNGHLSLMEQSLNENECTVVSIFVNPTQFNNADDLIKYPRTLERDKEIIKSLSEQIVIFAPSVDEIYGGNTVAQSFDFDGLENEMEGASRPGHFDGVGTIVSKLFELVSPTKAYFGEKDFQQLQIIKKMVDKLHIAVQVIGVPIFRGLDGLAMSSRNERVSIDGLKKSTFLYQVLLKAKEVFKSESISKVNDFVESEFKNNPNFELEYFTIAEEATLKTATAKDPNHKYRGFLVAHIEGVRLIDNISFN
- a CDS encoding glycogen/starch synthase is translated as MKEKRILYVSSEVVPYLAENEVSLMSYDAPKMINDQGGQIRIFMPRYGSINERRHQLHEVIRLSGMNLVVNDMDMPLIIKVASIPKERIQVYFIDNDEYFKRKSTFSDEDGTLYPDNDERAIFFTKGVIETVKKLNWVPDVIHVQGWMASLLPTYLKHYYKDEAIFSDTKVVTSIFSEGFEGVLDATMKEKIAFDGFSEDIVNDFTNPTYENIMKNAIKNSDGVIVASEEVSSTLTKFIESSEKPFLPFVAKDEFAQAYTEFYQKFF
- a CDS encoding DUF4270 domain-containing protein gives rise to the protein MNQKKIVKGISLVLGLFALQACESDYTSTGNDLVGGGDFDIVSYRVNDFKAYNQTYGPVDGSRLIEVPFGYLDNGVFGATSSDLVLQLNESSTVVSGVGDNVKVDSVYVYIPYFSQFDKVEEKVNKYKLKNVYGEGSIDLKVYQNKYHLMDVDLSDGSISKFYTDMGSSFDSNKVGEVLNKKTNFSFDNSEIVIYKKDKDGNPIKDEKTGDHLIKERLNPGMWLDLNESYFEKFITENKSKLSDVNGFNELFKGFYLKTNQATNGSKGVVGLLNLTGAKMVVILHDDKKTTDADGKETITRERKELSISIGTNVIGSKKFSVNVFNTLNDGGYQSGVSNANKEQGDQSIYLRGGQGSMAVLEVFRADDFKELKAIKEDGGLLNDAYLTVFVDKERMSGLPIPERLFLYDFDNSMVLTDFGNDAVSTAQYLKYGYGGIFVKEDKENNKEGYYYRFRVTDHIRGLLKSKNNVSPKLGLIVANNYAVAGYTNQKTRNVINNTPTNINVIPSLSVSCPVGVVLHGANAVDESKRMKLEIYYTKAKNKK
- the glmS gene encoding glutamine--fructose-6-phosphate transaminase (isomerizing), which gives rise to MCGIVGYIGHRDAFPVIIKGLTRLEYRGYDSAGLAIFDGETINLCKTKGKVVDLEEKSTDKVKKGTVGIGHTRWATHGVPNDVNSHPHFSNSGELVLIHNGIIENYDTLKQELIKRGYTFKSETDTEVLINLIEDVQKTQGVKLGKAVQIALNQVIGAYAIAVMDIKKPDEIIAARLGSPLAIGIGENEYFITSDASPFIEYTNNAIYLEDEEMAIIRLHKPLRIRKIKDDSLVTHYVQELQLNLEQIEKNGYDHFMLKEIYEQPEVIKDTFRGRLLADQGLIKMAGIEDNIDKFLNAKRIIIAACGTSWHAALVAEYVIEEFARIPVEVEYASEFRYRNPIIDSSDVLIAISQSGETADTLAAIKLAKEKGAFVFGVCNVVGSSIARETHAGAYTHAGPEIGVASTKAFTTQITVLTLIALRLAKAKGTLANSEYLKYLHELELVPERVEEALTQNPEILDIAKVYKDSTNCLYLGRGYNYPVALEGALKLKEISYIHAEGYPAAEMKHGPIALIDEHMPVIVIAPSQDHYDKVVSNIQEIKARNGKIIAVVTKGDRQVRELADHVIEVPGISEALTPILTTIPLQLLSYHIAVLRECNVDQPRNLAKSVTVE